The genomic DNA CTCTCTTAAATTAGAAAATTTATTAAGCACTCAGTTGGCTGAGTTTAgcattaacaacaacaaaaaacaaacaaaactgccAAGAAACCTGTTAAAGCCTATAGCTATTAAATTAAGCAAAGATGTGAAATGACACAATGTAGTAAGTTAAAACTTTTGTACAGTAGATTTATTACATAACACCAAAATATTAATTgtgagaaaaacaattaaattaaacaacaatGTAAGGCTGaggtatttatttttctttatttattgatCTGACACATTGGTCATTAGTCATTGATCACATGTTGGTTAAATGACAGTCATATTGAAACGATACAGTTGTAAAACTTTTTGCAGCAGTGATTCATTCTGACAGTTATGCTATGGTATCCATTCTTTCTATCTCTCCTAGAAtgtcatcatcgttatcatccATGTGAAAATCGCCTAGGTCATTGTTTGAGATGTTTACTATGTTATCAGGGTTGATCTCTTTCTTGACAGCAACCCTCCCATGTTGTATTCCACTAGGTGTGGCACTTCCCATTCTGGATGCCCCACCCTTTTCCTTCTGGGTGACCTGATGGCTCTCATCAAAGTATTGGTTTGGATGATTGATAGCTGAATCGGCCATAACCTGGTCATCCAATTGATaggaaaacaacaatttaaacCCTCTTACCAGTTAAATTGGTCATTTTCAGTATTTGCAAAGTTTACATCACACACCGGGCAGTTTTGCAGAAAAACTCTTCTAATGCTGATTAGGATCTCACTTGTAACAAGAGGACATGAATGTGTGATGCAAATTATCTGTAGTACTTGTGATACCTGTAATACTTTTAATCCAATCCCACTATCATGTACAAATATTACTTGCTTAAAACACTGTTAATCTTAGATTTGGTAACATGACTATTTACAATGTAACAATGTGATATTATATGAAAACAGTTGTTTATCCTACCCCATGAGTCAGTTCATAATATCTTGTACAGGCCAGTTGATAATGAGACTCTTTCACAAATGCCATTATCTGCAAAGAAAGTTTACATACTGCAAAAAGAGTTTACAAACTCAAGTTGCTAAATTGACTTTTACTTGATGTTACCTAATGTTACTTAATGTTACTTGACTAGAATAGTATTGGCTAATTGAGTACAGAGGGCTGATCAAACATTGCTCTCAGTGTGACAAAGAATATTCTGAGTTACCTCATCAACTCCTTTCTTGGGCACCCTGTATGCTGCTAGCCGCTGACGCAACAGATCAGCATCTGAGTGTCTGAATGGGCACCCTGTCAGCAAAGGATAGAATCAGCTTATCTCCAATGATggattattgaaataaaatatcaatcaatcagtcactcAATTGCTCTGGCAAAGGGccaatgctcaaaatgtcagctttaaaactcttgatggtggccaatttacattaccaatTCAATTGGTaataccaaaattatcttgttatactcccccactgacacagcactacagtttctttagaaacatgTCCTCTTTAGTTAGTCAATTggtcagacagtcaatcagtcaggaACTTGATCAATTCAACAATCAATACAAGCAATTCCTCATTAAGCCCTCATTAGATCTATCAAATTAGTCAATCAGTTAATCACTGAATTTTTGAATGAAGTAAGCAAGTCAGTGAGCAGTGATTGAGTGAGTCAGTCTATCAATCAACCAGACCAGTTAGTTACACATACCATGATGATCTCCAGGTCCTGGTGGGTTGGACATGATAATCTTCATGCAGCTGTATGGTGTGTAGTCAGCTCTTTTACCTTCTTTTCCATAGTTATGACGGATGTTGTATGCATATTGCTTGTcaaactacaatgaaaaaacaacTAACTCTTATGACCAATTAACCTGTTCCTAACCCAAACATAGGTACATTGAAAGGGGTTGCCagatagaaaaaaacaagatgATAACTCAACAGTTGAACAAGTCACAAAATGTTCTCCAACTAGCACTCGTACCTTGTCCACATCCATTAGTTTTGTGAACTCTGCCCTCCAGAAGATGAGTGCTTCTTCCAAACTCAGACCAATGCCCTGAAAAGAAACATCCAAGAAAGTTAAATATGTCAccctcaaaaatatttaatatccCAACCAGCTTGTGTGGGAGTTTTACAGTCAAATTTGTCTTAAGCCTTAAACACAAAGGTAAATGTTTACAACTGACCTTGAGAAACAGGCCATACTGCAGACGACTGCCATGCTTCAAATGGTGATTTTCTTTAAGAGCTGTATGAAGTTGGCGCATACACAAAGGGTATGAAGTCCTTGacaactgtgaaaaaaaaaaagaaaaaagaaaaatgttgggaTCAATTCTGTGGAACATTGTAGCAGTTGGGTGGCATTGGTAAATCCCTGTTGCTTGATATTTGAGAAATACAAGCTTCAGTCAAAAGGAAGAGTGAAGAGAAATGTTTGGGTGTGTGATAAGTAAACCTTGATTGCTTTGATTCTCTTTTACCTGCCTTCACTTTGTAATTTATCTTTAAAACCTGTGCCACCTTCTCAAGtgatcagatgcaaaattaaaactaattgGGACATAGTCACTCATGCCTTGTCATGCTTGAGTTTGGTAATGTATATTTCCTTTGAGTACTGATTGGCTCCTGGCAATGTTAAGCTTTAGTCTGATAAGCTGTCATCATGACTCTGGTTTCAGTTATACATGTTTGTATTACACTTCATCTAAAAAATATTCTGGCATTGTCTTTCTTTTCACTGTTTTCAAGTATTATATGTTGCCATGGCAGATGAATTTAAATGTCtgttcaaacaaaaatacaatCACAACTCACTCCATCAATCTGATCCAAAGTAACTTTGCCTCCTGCTATTTTCTTGAGGCTGTAATCTTGCCCCACATACTGTCGGCTGAACAAGAAAGTATGTTACTACCTGTTGATTTACTGTGGCATTTAAGTGGTTTTTATATTACGAAACCTGATGTAAACCCCCTGGACCATCCAAAGCacttggataaaaaaaaagttgtgtttTGCTTCCACTCAGTTTCATGGATAATGTAAGAGTCTTGCAAATGCAGAACAGAGAGTATCTTATCATGTTCGTTTATAAATGTACCTGAGGTTTGTTAACTTTGGTAACAATCTCTCATCTTCTTCCAGATATGGTAATGCTCTTGCAGTCATCTTAAGTGGAAAtattaaaaagattaattttcaGTCAGTCACTGTAACTTACTTGCTCAAACTGAGACATTGTTTAGCAGTCCAGTATGCCTATCACTAGTAAGACTATCACAACTACTAAGAAAAACAACTGTAATAATTTACTACTCACAGCCAATGCACGAGACAGCTGCATCCGAAATTCATTTGCGACAAGAGAGACAAGGTCATCTCTGGGGATAAAAGCTTTGCCCTGCAAGAAAGACACAAATGTAATATAATTTGGTCTGTTATTGTCGTGTGACTCCTTCAAAATGTAGCATTTTTTTAAGACTTATTACATAAACAGTATACCAAGTTAATTGAATGCTACAAGGAAGTTTTAATGATCTTTTCCTATTTTTCATATTGTCTTCCTTTTTCCTTGGATCATGAAAAGGCTCTAAGAACCCCTCCAAAAGGGTTCTTAGAGCCTTTTCAATGGCTTAGTCACACAATACACATAAAAGTAACAATTCTTATCCAATAAACATATTGGTCAAAAGTTGGCCGCCAACTATCATTGATGTAGATTTccagaaatattgaaaatgatgCAGTGTTTGCATCTGATTCATTATCATTCATATCACATGTAGATCTGAGAATGAATATCAGCCTACACTTTTCAAGTTTTAATGGCCACAAAACTATCAAAAAGTCAGATAAAAATATTGCCTGGTGAGTACTGCTAAGCATCTTGATTGTaaagaatatttacattttccaaGTAAACCTTCCTAGATCTCACAAGGTCAAGGGCATCAGTAAAAGGAAcctgaaataaagaaactaCACTCATCAATGGAAAATTTATTAAGGTGGAAGTAATGAAGATAGATTACTACTTTATTTACTTAGTGATCAGTTGAGACAATCTCATTACCAATTGGATAGATATCTTGTGGAGAAATTTTCACTGGAAGTTCCATAGATTTCCTTAATAATTTTGCATGAGGATATTTTTCACCTGTTTATTTTACATCATATGTACAGTTTAAGAAGAAATTGTAAACAAGATAGTCATTTATGGCAGGTAAACTGTTAAAGAGTGAGTAGAAAGTTCACCTTAAAGTATTCAGTAACCAAGACTTTGTCGATAGTAAGATGGAAACCTGAATTCATCAACTCtactttcttttgatttttctcttcttcatcaATCTGTAGAAAAGAAGAGTATAAGTTGATGATCAAtgcaaaggaataaaaatattgaaattccCTCAATGGCAACAACAATGAGGCACTAATGATCACAAGTGAGTTACCACCCTCATATAAGATTAATGTGATGTCTTCTGAATTAAAGGTTTTGTTTTGAGGAACCATGCGAGAGGACAAGAGGACTGTATAAAAACTGCAATAAGGTATGTTCATGATTGCAAATCTTCTGCTTGTGATCCAAAATTTCCACATCATCAATTTTCTAAAGACTTGTCTTGCAGAATAGA from Pocillopora verrucosa isolate sample1 chromosome 2, ASM3666991v2, whole genome shotgun sequence includes the following:
- the LOC131790746 gene encoding DNA primase large subunit isoform X1; the encoded protein is MQHSDGLYYSLIIRWLKIDANFEGNMQFSSGRKRRSRIPTLEGTKNGWKYPYGLQMYKIPPTDNITLEDFEEFAIDRLKVLREVETLGIRHKRGSQQYNTAMKESLKKFLPQEQKAHKNREAQATVAERRKDHISHFILRLAYCRSEELRRWFLSQEVELFRSRFIEMAKFDPKVADAFLLANGLKYETIDEEEKNQKKVELMNSGFHLTIDKVLVTEYFKVPFTDALDLVRSRKVYLENGKAFIPRDDLVSLVANEFRMQLSRALAMTARALPYLEEDERLLPKLTNLSRQYVGQDYSLKKIAGGKVTLDQIDGLSRTSYPLCMRQLHTALKENHHLKHGSRLQYGLFLKGIGLSLEEALIFWRAEFTKLMDVDKFDKQYAYNIRHNYGKEGKRADYTPYSCMKIIMSNPPGPGDHHGCPFRHSDADLLRQRLAAYRVPKKGVDEIMAFVKESHYQLACTRYYELTHGVMADSAINHPNQYFDESHQVTQKEKGGASRMGSATPSGIQHGRVAVKKEINPDNIVNISNNDLGDFHMDDNDDDILGEIERMDTIA
- the LOC131790746 gene encoding DNA primase large subunit isoform X2, giving the protein MQFSSGRKRRSRIPTLEGTKNGWKYPYGLQMYKIPPTDNITLEDFEEFAIDRLKVLREVETLGIRHKRGSQQYNTAMKESLKKFLPQEQKAHKNREAQATVAERRKDHISHFILRLAYCRSEELRRWFLSQEVELFRSRFIEMAKFDPKVADAFLLANGLKYETIDEEEKNQKKVELMNSGFHLTIDKVLVTEYFKVPFTDALDLVRSRKVYLENGKAFIPRDDLVSLVANEFRMQLSRALAMTARALPYLEEDERLLPKLTNLSRQYVGQDYSLKKIAGGKVTLDQIDGLSRTSYPLCMRQLHTALKENHHLKHGSRLQYGLFLKGIGLSLEEALIFWRAEFTKLMDVDKFDKQYAYNIRHNYGKEGKRADYTPYSCMKIIMSNPPGPGDHHGCPFRHSDADLLRQRLAAYRVPKKGVDEIMAFVKESHYQLACTRYYELTHGVMADSAINHPNQYFDESHQVTQKEKGGASRMGSATPSGIQHGRVAVKKEINPDNIVNISNNDLGDFHMDDNDDDILGEIERMDTIA